ATGGGTACTTACTTCTCCGACTGGGTGACCAGTTACGGCTTTGCGCTGAATCTCGGCGGCGATTACAGTCCGGCGAATTTCATTAAACCGTGCGGATTGGCTGTGAAATTGTGTACTGTTGAAGAAATCGTCGGCTTTGTTCCAAATAAAAATTTTGTAATGAAGCTGGTGCTGGAGCATTTTTCAGAAATCTTTCAACGAGAGATGTCAGTTTCTTTGACACGAGAGGCACAGAGAAAAAAATGTAATCATTCAGCCTCGAAGTGTCCAAGACTCAATGGGCAAAAAAAAGAATGGTTGACTTCATATCGAATAAAAGAAAATTTTAACAATAAATTCTTGGCGCCTTTGCGGCTTCAAAAAAAATATCGGGAGAAATCATGAAGTTAAAAATGGTTCAAATATTGGACGAAAAAGGCAATTGCGACGAAAAGGCAATTGACGGCATCTCCGAAGAACTGATGTTCAAAATGTATCGTTTGATGAATTTGGCGCGGCTCTGGAACGACAAAGCCCTTTCTCTGCAAAGGCAGGGCAGAATGGGCACGTTGGCTTCGGTTCGCGGGCAGGAAGCGTCTAACGTCGGAATGGCGCTGCCGTTGCAGCCGGAAGACTGGTTTGTGCCAGCATTTCGCGAATACGGCGCTCTTTTCGCGCTCGGCGTTCCGCTGAAAGATCAATATCTGTACTGGGGCGGTGACGAAAGAGGCGCCAGGATAGCGGATGATTTGAAAATTACACCGGCCTGTATTACCATCGGCGCCCATCTGATTCACGCTGTCGGAATTGCCATGGCAGCAAAAATTCGCGGCGAAAAATCAGTAGTATTATCCTCTTCGGGCGATGGCTCCACTTCGCAGGGAGATTTTCATGAAGCGTTAAATTTTTCGGCAGTGTACGAAGCGCCGGTCGTTTTTGTGATTCAAAATAATCACTGGGCGATTTCCCTGCCGGTGGAAAAGCAGACTAAAACAAAAACTCTGGCGGAAAAGGCAGCAGCTTATGCCTTGGAAGGCGTTCTCGTCGATGGCAACGATGTTTTTGCTGTTTACCAAACAGTCAGAAAATATGTCGAGCGCGCGCGCGAAAAAAGCCAGCCGGTACTGATTGAATTGGTCACTTACCGCATGGGAGATCACACCACAGCGGACGATGCTTCTCGTTATCGCACGCCCGAAATCATCAAAGAATGGGAAAAAAAGGATCCCATTGAGCGATTGAAAAAATATTTGACGAAAAATCACGGCTGGAGCGAAGCCAAAGAGAAAAAACTGATCGAAGAATTAACGCGGGAAGTGGAGACCGCCGTGAAAGAGTACGAGAATGTAGAACCGCTTGAGCCGACCCATCTTTTCCGGCACATGTATCACGAAATGCCCTGGCATATCAGCGAACAGATGGCAGAAGTCAAGGAATTCAGCGGATTAGGAGGCAAATAATGGCAAGAAAATCAATGATACAGGCGATAAATGAAACCTTGCACCAGAAGATGGCAGAAGATGATAGCATTGTTATTTTAGGCGAAGATATCGGCGTCGACGGCGGCGTATTTCGCGCGACCGATGGACTTCTGGAAAAATTTGGCGAGACTCGCGTCATGGACACTCCGCTGGCTGAGTCAGCGATTATTGGCACCAGCGTGGGCATGGCGATAAATGGTTTGAAACCTGTGGCAGAAATTCAGTTCATGGGATTTGTGTTTGAGGGATTTGCTCAAATTGTGGATCATGTGGCTCGGTATCGCTATCGCAGTCAAAGTCGCTATTCCATGCAAATGGTCGTGCGTATGCCTTACGGCGCCGGAGTTCGCGCTCTGGAACATCACTCCGAAAGCACGGAAGCGCTTTTTGCTCATACGCCGGGTTTGAAAGTAGTGATTCCGTCGAATCCCGTGGATGCGAAAGGTTTGCTGATTTCGGCGATTGAAGATCCGGATCCGGTAATTTTTCTGGAGCCGAAACGATTGTATCGGCTGAAAAAAGTGGAAGTTCCCGATGAAATTTACCGTACGCCCATTGGCAAAGCCCGGATTTTAAAAGAAGGAACAGACATCACATTATTAGCTTACGGCGCGATGGTTCCCATTGCCGAAGACGCAGCAGAACACGTGGGCAAAGAGGGCGTGGATGCCGAGGTGATTGATCTGCGGACCATTTTGCCCTGGGATGTGGAAACGGTAACCCGCTCGGTTGAAAAAACAGGCCGGCTGGTGATTGTCCACGAAGCCGCGCGTTCTTTTGGTGTGGGAGCGGAAATTGCCGCTACGGTCGCTGAAAGAAATTTGCTCCACTTGCTGGCGCCGATCGCCAGAGTTACGGGATATGACGTTGTTCCGCCGCTGGCAAAATTAGAGCCGGTGAATTATCCCAGTTCGGAAAAAGTGGTACGCGCAATTCATAAAACAATGGAGTTTTAATCATGAGATATATTTTTCGTTTGCCGGATGTCGGCGAAGGAATTCACGAAGCGGAAATTGTGGGATACGAAGTGAATGTAGGCGATGAAGTTCAGGCCGATCAAGTCGTGATTAAAGTAGAAACGGACAAAGCCGTGGTCACGCTGCCCACGCCGGTTCCGGGAAAAGTGGCAGAAATGCCGCATGAGCCGGGCGATTTAGTGCGCGTGGGTGATCCGCTGATTATCATTGAAACCGAAGCCGAAGTTCCCGCTGAAGAAACCGTCCCTGCCGAAACGCCGGCGGTGGAAAAAGCAGAAGTGAAAAAGGAAGAAAAAATTCCGATTTCGACTGAGCCACCAACTTCCAAAGTGACGGCAGAAAAGAGAGTTCTGGCAACTCCTCACACGCGTCATTTGGCGCGCGAATTGGGCGTTGATATTCGAACTGTGCCGGGAACAGGCAGAAATGGCAGAATTACAGATGAGGACGTCAGATTAGCTGTCAAAAAATCGCCGGCAGAAGCGCCGAAAATTCCGCGCACCGCTGCTGTAGATCACGCGCCTTCTACCGTAGGTTTTGATTTTGAAAAATACGGTCCTACAGAAAGGGAACCGTTGAAAGGAATCCGCAAGCGCATCGCCGAAGTGATGGTGCGATCTTTTTCTACCATACCGCATGTCTCGCACACAGACGAAGCGGATGTTACCGATTTATTTGAAGTCGTAAAAGCGCAAAAACCAATGGCCGAGGCGCGGGGGATAAAATTAACAGCTACCGCGTTTGTCGTAAAAGCGGTGGTTTCTGCGCTCAAGCAATTTCCCATGGTCAACAGTTCTCTGGATGAAGAAAGCGGAGAC
The sequence above is drawn from the Calditrichota bacterium genome and encodes:
- a CDS encoding dienelactone hydrolase → MMRYIFRLPDVGEGIHEAEIVGYEVNVGDEVQADQVVIKVETDKAVVTLPTPVPGKVAEMPHEPGDLVRVGDPLIIIETEAEVPAEETVPAETPAVEKAEVKKEEKIPISTEPPTSKVTAEKRVLATPHTRHLARELGVDIRTVPGTGRNGRITDEDVRLAVKKSPAEAPKIPRTAAVDHAPSTVGFDFEKYGPTEREPLKGIRKRIAEVMVRSFSTIPHVSHTDEADVTDLFEVVKAQKPMAEARGIKLTATAFVVKAVVSALKQFPMVNSSLDEESGDIVFKKYYNIGVAVDTEQGLMVPVVKDGDKKSIIQIAEEIQTLAEKARKREIELDELRGGTFSITNIGSLGGTHATPIVNHPEVAILGLMAAKLKPVVREDQIEIRRIMPLVISFDHRLLDGAVVARFMNYIKALLEEPMRMLIDVV
- a CDS encoding alpha-ketoacid dehydrogenase subunit beta produces the protein MARKSMIQAINETLHQKMAEDDSIVILGEDIGVDGGVFRATDGLLEKFGETRVMDTPLAESAIIGTSVGMAINGLKPVAEIQFMGFVFEGFAQIVDHVARYRYRSQSRYSMQMVVRMPYGAGVRALEHHSESTEALFAHTPGLKVVIPSNPVDAKGLLISAIEDPDPVIFLEPKRLYRLKKVEVPDEIYRTPIGKARILKEGTDITLLAYGAMVPIAEDAAEHVGKEGVDAEVIDLRTILPWDVETVTRSVEKTGRLVIVHEAARSFGVGAEIAATVAERNLLHLLAPIARVTGYDVVPPLAKLEPVNYPSSEKVVRAIHKTMEF
- the pdhA gene encoding pyruvate dehydrogenase (acetyl-transferring) E1 component subunit alpha, with protein sequence MKLKMVQILDEKGNCDEKAIDGISEELMFKMYRLMNLARLWNDKALSLQRQGRMGTLASVRGQEASNVGMALPLQPEDWFVPAFREYGALFALGVPLKDQYLYWGGDERGARIADDLKITPACITIGAHLIHAVGIAMAAKIRGEKSVVLSSSGDGSTSQGDFHEALNFSAVYEAPVVFVIQNNHWAISLPVEKQTKTKTLAEKAAAYALEGVLVDGNDVFAVYQTVRKYVERAREKSQPVLIELVTYRMGDHTTADDASRYRTPEIIKEWEKKDPIERLKKYLTKNHGWSEAKEKKLIEELTREVETAVKEYENVEPLEPTHLFRHMYHEMPWHISEQMAEVKEFSGLGGK